Proteins from one Escherichia coli genomic window:
- the hdhA gene encoding 7-alpha-hydroxysteroid dehydrogenase, whose amino-acid sequence MFNSDNLRLDGKCAIITGAGAGIGKEIAITFATAGASVVVSDINADAANHVVDEIQQLGGQAFAWRCDITSEQELSALADFAVSKLGKVDILVNNAGGGGPKPFDMPMADFRRAYELNVFSFFHLSQLVAPEMEKNGGGVILTITSMAAENKNINMTSYASSKAAASHLVRNMAFDLGEKNIRVNGIAPGAILTDALKSVITPEIEQKMLQHTPIRRLGQPQDIANAALFLCSPAASWVSGQILTVSGGGVQELN is encoded by the coding sequence GTGTTTAATTCTGACAACCTAAGACTCGACGGAAAATGCGCCATCATCACAGGTGCGGGTGCAGGTATTGGTAAAGAAATCGCCATTACATTCGCGACAGCTGGCGCATCTGTGGTGGTCAGTGATATTAACGCCGATGCAGCTAATCATGTTGTAGATGAAATTCAACAACTGGGTGGTCAGGCATTTGCCTGGCGTTGTGATATTACTTCCGAACAGGAACTCTCTGCACTGGCAGACTTTGCCGTCAGTAAGCTGGGTAAAGTTGATATTCTGGTTAACAACGCCGGTGGCGGTGGTCCTAAACCGTTTGATATGCCAATGGCGGATTTTCGCCGTGCTTATGAACTGAATGTGTTTTCTTTTTTCCATCTGTCACAACTTGTTGCGCCAGAAATGGAAAAAAATGGCGGTGGCGTTATTCTGACCATCACTTCTATGGCGGCAGAAAATAAAAATATAAACATGACTTCCTATGCTTCATCTAAAGCTGCGGCCAGTCATCTGGTCAGAAATATGGCATTTGACCTGGGTGAAAAAAATATTCGGGTAAATGGCATTGCGCCGGGGGCAATATTAACCGATGCCCTGAAATCCGTTATTACACCAGAAATTGAACAAAAAATGTTACAGCACACGCCGATCAGACGTCTGGGCCAACCGCAAGATATTGCTAACGCGGCGCTATTCCTTTGCTCGCCTGCAGCCAGCTGGGTAAGCGGACAAATCCTCACGGTCTCCGGTGGGGGGGTACAGGAGCTCAATTAA
- the uidR gene encoding DNA-binding transcriptional regulator UidR, translated as MMDNMQTEAQPTRTRILNAAREIFSENGFHSASMKAICKSCAISPGTLYHHFISKEALIQAIILQDQERALARFREPIEGIHFVDYMVESIVSLTHEAFGQRALVVEIMAEGMRNPQVAAMLKNKHMTITEFVAQRMRDAQQKGEISPDINTAMTSRLLLDLTYGVLADIEAEDLAREASFAQGLRAMIGGILTAS; from the coding sequence ATGATGGATAACATGCAGACTGAAGCACAACCGACACGGACCCGGATCCTCAATGCTGCCAGAGAGATTTTTTCAGAAAATGGATTTCACAGTGCCTCGATGAAAGCCATCTGTAAATCTTGCGCCATTAGTCCCGGGACGCTCTATCACCATTTCATCTCCAAAGAAGCCTTGATTCAGGCGATTATCTTACAGGACCAGGAGAGGGCGCTGGCCCGTTTCCGGGAACCGATTGAAGGGATTCATTTCGTTGACTACATGGTCGAGTCTATTGTCTCTCTCACCCATGAGGCCTTTGGGCAACGGGCGCTGGTGGTCGAAATTATGGCGGAAGGGATGCGTAACCCACAGGTCGCCGCCATGCTTAAAAATAAGCATATGACGATCACGGAATTTGTTGCCCAGCGGATGCGTGATGCCCAGCAAAAAGGCGAGATAAGCCCAGACATCAACACGGCAATGACTTCACGTTTACTGCTGGATCTGACCTACGGTGTACTGGCCGATATCGAAGCGGAAGATCTGGCGCGTGAAGCGTCGTTTGCTCAGGGATTACGCGCGATGATTGGCGGTATATTAACCGCATCCTGA
- the uidA gene encoding beta-glucuronidase, with protein MLRPVETPTREIKKLDGLWAFSLDRENCGIDQRWWESALQESRAIAVPGSFNDQFADADIRNYVGNVWYQREVFIPKGWAGQRIVLRFDAVTHYGKVWVNNQEVMEHQGGYTPFEADVTPYVIAGKSVRITVCVNNELNWQTIPPGMVITDENGKKKQSYFHDFFNYAGIHRSVMLYTTPNTWVDDITVVTHVAQDCNHASVDWQVVANGDVSVELRDADQQVVATGQGTSGTLQVVNPHLWQPGEGYLYELCVTAKSQTECDIYPLRVGIRSVAVKGEQFLINHKPFYFTGFGRHEDADLRGKGFDNVLMVHDHALMDWIGANSYRTSHYPYAEEMLDWADEHGIVVIDETAAVGFNLSLGIGFEAGNKPKELYSEEAVNGETQQAHLQAIKELIARDKNHPSVVMWSIANEPDTRPQGAREYFAPLAEATRKLDPTRPITCVNVMFCDVHTDTISDLFDVLCLNRYYGWYVQSGDLETAEKVLEKELLAWQEKLHQPIIITEYGVDTLAGLHSMYTDMWSEEYQCAWLDMYHRVFDRVSAVVGEQVWNFADFATSQGILRVGGNKKGIFTRDRKPKSAAFLLQKRWTGMNFGEKPQQGGKQ; from the coding sequence ATGTTACGTCCTGTAGAAACCCCAACCCGTGAAATCAAAAAACTCGACGGCCTGTGGGCATTCAGTCTGGATCGCGAAAACTGTGGAATTGATCAGCGTTGGTGGGAAAGCGCGTTACAAGAAAGCCGGGCAATTGCTGTGCCGGGCAGTTTTAACGATCAGTTCGCCGATGCAGATATTCGTAATTATGTGGGCAACGTCTGGTATCAGCGCGAAGTCTTTATACCGAAAGGTTGGGCGGGCCAGCGTATTGTACTGCGTTTCGATGCGGTCACTCATTACGGCAAAGTGTGGGTAAATAATCAGGAAGTGATGGAGCATCAGGGCGGCTATACGCCATTTGAAGCCGATGTCACACCGTACGTTATTGCCGGGAAAAGTGTACGTATCACTGTTTGTGTGAACAACGAACTGAACTGGCAGACTATCCCGCCGGGAATGGTGATTACCGACGAAAACGGCAAGAAAAAGCAGTCTTACTTTCATGATTTCTTTAACTACGCCGGGATCCATCGCAGCGTAATGCTCTACACCACGCCGAATACCTGGGTGGACGATATCACCGTGGTGACGCATGTCGCGCAAGACTGTAACCACGCGTCTGTTGACTGGCAGGTGGTGGCAAATGGTGATGTCAGCGTTGAACTGCGTGATGCGGATCAACAGGTGGTTGCAACTGGACAAGGCACCAGCGGGACTTTGCAAGTGGTGAATCCGCACCTCTGGCAACCGGGTGAAGGTTATCTCTATGAACTGTGCGTCACAGCCAAAAGCCAGACAGAGTGTGATATCTACCCGCTGCGCGTCGGCATCCGGTCAGTGGCAGTGAAGGGCGAGCAGTTCCTGATTAACCACAAACCGTTCTATTTTACTGGCTTTGGTCGTCATGAAGATGCGGATTTGCGTGGCAAAGGATTCGATAACGTGCTGATGGTGCACGATCACGCATTAATGGACTGGATTGGGGCCAACTCCTACCGTACCTCGCATTACCCTTACGCTGAAGAGATGCTCGACTGGGCAGATGAACATGGCATCGTGGTGATTGATGAAACTGCAGCTGTAGGCTTTAACCTCTCTTTAGGCATTGGTTTCGAAGCGGGCAACAAGCCGAAAGAACTGTACAGCGAAGAGGCAGTCAACGGAGAAACCCAGCAGGCGCACTTACAGGCGATTAAAGAGCTGATTGCGCGTGACAAAAACCACCCAAGCGTGGTGATGTGGAGTATTGCCAACGAACCGGATACCCGTCCGCAAGGTGCACGGGAATATTTCGCGCCACTGGCGGAAGCAACGCGTAAACTCGACCCGACGCGTCCGATCACCTGCGTCAATGTAATGTTCTGCGACGTTCACACCGATACCATCAGCGATCTCTTTGATGTGCTGTGTCTGAACCGTTATTACGGTTGGTATGTCCAAAGCGGCGATTTGGAAACGGCAGAGAAGGTACTGGAAAAAGAACTGCTGGCCTGGCAGGAGAAACTGCATCAGCCGATTATCATCACCGAATACGGCGTGGATACGTTAGCCGGGCTGCACTCAATGTACACCGACATGTGGAGTGAAGAGTATCAGTGTGCATGGCTGGATATGTATCACCGCGTCTTTGATCGAGTCAGCGCCGTCGTCGGTGAACAGGTATGGAATTTCGCCGATTTTGCGACCTCACAAGGCATATTGCGCGTTGGCGGTAACAAGAAAGGGATCTTCACCCGCGACCGCAAACCGAAGTCGGCGGCTTTTCTGCTGCAAAAACGCTGGACTGGCATGAACTTCGGTGAAAAACCGCAGCAGGGAGGCAAACAATGA
- the uidB gene encoding glucuronide transporter, which yields MNQQLSWRTIVGYSLGDVANNFAFAMGALFLLSYYTDVAGVGAAAAGTMLLLVRVFDAFADVFAGRVVDSVNTRWGKFRPFLLFGTAPLMIFSVLVFWVPTDWSHSSKVVYAYLTYMGLGLCYSLVNIPYGSLATAMTQQPQSRARLGAARGIAASLTFVCLAFLIGPSIKNSSPEEMVSVYHFWTIVLAIAGMVLYFICFKSTRENVVRIVAQPSLKISLQTLKRNRPLFMLCIGALCVLISTFAVSASSLFYVRYVLNDTGLFTVLVLVQNLVGTVASAPLVPGMVARIGKKNTFLIGALLGTCGYLLFFWVSVWSLPVALVALAIASIGQGVTMTVMWALEADTVEYGEYLTGVRIEGLTYSLFSFTRKCGQAIGGSIPAFILGLSGYIANQVQTPEVIMGIRTSIALVPCGFMLLAFVIIWFYPLTDKKFKEIVVEIDNRKKMQQQLISDITN from the coding sequence ATGAATCAACAACTCTCCTGGCGCACCATCGTCGGCTACAGCCTCGGTGACGTCGCCAATAACTTCGCCTTCGCAATGGGGGCGCTCTTCCTGTTGAGTTACTACACCGACGTCGCTGGCGTCGGTGCCGCTGCGGCGGGCACCATGCTGTTACTGGTGCGGGTATTCGATGCCTTCGCCGACGTCTTTGCCGGACGAGTGGTGGACAGTGTGAATACCCGCTGGGGAAAATTCCGCCCGTTTTTACTCTTCGGTACTGCGCCGTTAATGATCTTCAGTGTGCTGGTATTCTGGGTGCCGACCGACTGGAGCCATAGCAGCAAAGTAGTGTATGCATATTTGACCTACATGGGCCTCGGGCTTTGCTACAGCCTGGTGAATATTCCTTATGGTTCACTTGCTACCGCGATGACCCAACAACCACAATCCCGCGCCCGTCTGGGCGCGGCTCGCGGGATTGCCGCTTCATTGACCTTTGTCTGTCTGGCATTTCTGATAGGACCGAGCATTAAGAACTCCAGTCCGGAAGAGATGGTGTCGGTATACCATTTCTGGACGATTGTGCTGGCGATTGCCGGAATGGTGCTTTACTTCATCTGCTTCAAATCGACGCGTGAGAATGTGGTACGTATCGTGGCGCAGCCGTCATTGAAGATCAGTCTGCAAACCCTGAAACGGAATCGCCCGCTGTTTATGTTGTGCATCGGTGCGCTGTGTGTGCTGATTTCGACCTTCGCGGTCAGCGCCTCGTCGTTGTTCTACGTGCGCTATGTGTTAAATGATACCGGGCTGTTCACTGTGCTGGTACTGGTGCAAAACCTGGTCGGTACTGTGGCATCGGCACCGCTGGTGCCGGGGATGGTCGCGAGGATTGGTAAAAAGAATACCTTCCTGATTGGCGCTTTGCTGGGAACCTGCGGTTATCTGCTGTTCTTCTGGGTTTCGGTCTGGTCACTGCCGGTGGCGTTGGTTGCGTTGGCCATCGCTTCAATTGGTCAGGGCGTTACCATGACCGTGATGTGGGCACTGGAAGCTGATACTGTAGAATACGGTGAATACCTGACCGGCGTGCGAATAGAAGGGCTCACCTATTCACTATTCTCATTTACCCGTAAATGCGGTCAGGCAATCGGAGGTTCAATTCCTGCCTTTATTTTGGGATTAAGCGGATATATTGCCAATCAGGTGCAAACGCCGGAAGTTATTATGGGCATCCGCACATCAATTGCCTTAGTACCTTGCGGATTTATGCTGCTGGCATTCGTCATTATCTGGTTTTATCCGCTCACGGATAAAAAATTCAAAGAAATCGTGGTTGAAATTGATAATCGTAAAAAAATGCAGCAGCAATTAATCAGCGATATCACTAATTAA
- the uidC gene encoding glucuronide uptake porin UidC, with amino-acid sequence MRKIVAMAVICLTAASGLTSAYAAQLADDEAGLRIRLKNELRRADKPSAGAGRDIYAWVQGGLLDFNSGYYSNIIGVEGGAYYVYKLGARADMSTRWYLDGDKSFGFALGAVKIKPSENSLLKLGRFGTDYSYGSLPYRIPLMAGSSQRTLPTVSEGALGYWALTPNIDLWGMWRSRVFLWTDSTTGIRDEGVYNSQTGKYDKHRARSFLAASWHDDTSRYSLGASVQKDVSNQIQSILEKSIPLDPNYTLKGELLGFYAQLEGLSRNTSQPNETALVSGQLTWNAPWGSVFGSGGYLRHAMNGAVVDTDIGYPFSLSLDRNREGMQSWQLGVNYRLTPQFTLTFAPIVTRGYESSKRDVRIEGAGILGGMNYRVSEGPLQGMNFFLAADKGREKRDGSALGDHLNYWDVKMSIQYDFMLK; translated from the coding sequence ATGAGAAAAATAGTGGCCATGGCCGTTATTTGCCTGACGGCTGCCTCTGGCCTTACCTCTGCTTACGCGGCGCAACTGGCTGACGATGAAGCGGGACTACGCATCAGACTGAAAAACGAATTGCGCAGGGCGGATAAGCCCAGTGCTGGCGCGGGAAGAGATATTTACGCATGGGTACAGGGAGGATTGCTCGATTTCAATAGTGGTTATTATTCCAATATTATTGGCGTTGAAGGCGGGGCGTATTATGTTTATAAATTAGGTGCTCGTGCTGATATGAGTACCCGGTGGTATCTTGATGGTGATAAAAGTTTTGGCTTTGCCCTGGGTGCAGTAAAAATAAAACCCAGTGAAAATAGCCTGCTTAAATTAGGTCGCTTCGGGACGGATTATAGTTATGGTAGCTTACCTTATCGTATTCCGTTAATGGCTGGCAGTTCGCAACGTACATTACCGACAGTTTCTGAAGGAGCATTAGGTTACTGGGCTTTAACGCCAAATATTGATCTGTGGGGAATGTGGCGGTCACGAGTATTTTTATGGACCGATTCAACAACCGGTATTCGTGATGAAGGGGTTTATAACAGCCAGACGGGAAAATACGATAAACATCGCGCACGTTCTTTTTTAGCCGCCAGTTGGCATGATGATACCAGTCGCTATTCTCTGGGGGCATCGGTACAGAAAGATGTTTCCAATCAGATACAAAGTATTCTCGAGAAAAGCATACCGCTCGACCCGAATTATACGTTGAAAGGGGAGTTGCTCGGCTTTTACGCGCAACTCGAAGGTTTAAGTCGTAATACCAGCCAGCCCAATGAAACGGCGTTGGTTAGTGGACAATTGACCTGGAATGCGCCGTGGGGAAGCGTATTTGGCAGTGGTGGTTATTTGCGCCATGCAATGAATGGTGCCGTGGTGGACACCGACATTGGCTATCCCTTTTCATTAAGTCTTGATCGTAACCGTGAAGGAATGCAGTCCTGGCAATTGGGCGTCAATTATCGTTTAACTCCGCAATTTACGCTGACATTTGCACCGATTGTGACTCGCGGCTATGAATCCAGTAAACGAGATGTGCGGATTGAAGGCGCGGGTATCTTAGGTGGTATGAACTATCGGGTCAGCGAAGGGCCGTTACAAGGGATGAATTTCTTTCTTGCTGCCGATAAAGGGCGGGAAAAGCGCGATGGCAGTGCGCTGGGCGATCACCTGAATTACTGGGATGTGAAAATGAGTATTCAGTATGACTTTATGCTGAAGTAA
- the ydgA gene encoding YdgA family protein — protein sequence MNKSLVAVGVIVALGVVWTGGAWYTGKKIETHLEDMVAQANAQLKLTAPESNLEVSYQNYHRGVFSSQLQLLVKPVAGKENPWIKSGQSVIFNESVDHGPFPFAQLKKLNLIPSMASIQTTLVNNEVSKPLFDMAKGETPFEINSRIGYSGDSSSDISLKPLNYEQKDEKVAFSGGEFQLNADKDGKAISLSGEAQSGRVDAVNEYNQKVQLTFNNLKTDGSSTLASFGERVGNQKLSLEKMTISVEGKELALLEGMEISGKSDLVNDGKTINSQLDYSLNSLKVQNQDLGSGKLTLKVGQIDGEAWHQFSQQYNAQTQALLAQPEIANNPELYQEKVTEAFFSALPLMLKGDPVITIAPLSWKNSQGESALNLSLFLKDPATTKEAPQTLAQEVDRSVKSLDAKLTIPVDMATELMTQVAKLEGYQEDQAKKLAKQQVEGASAMGQMFRLTTLQDNTITTSLQYANGQITLNGQKMPLEDFVGMFAMPALNVPAVPAIPQQ from the coding sequence ATGAATAAATCGCTGGTAGCGGTAGGCGTCATTGTTGCGCTAGGCGTAGTCTGGACAGGCGGCGCATGGTATACAGGCAAGAAGATAGAAACCCATCTCGAAGACATGGTCGCGCAGGCGAACGCGCAACTCAAACTGACAGCTCCTGAATCCAATCTGGAAGTAAGTTATCAAAACTATCATCGCGGCGTATTCAGCAGCCAGTTGCAGCTGTTGGTGAAACCCGTTGCCGGAAAAGAAAATCCGTGGATTAAAAGTGGTCAGAGCGTCATCTTCAACGAATCAGTTGATCATGGTCCCTTCCCCTTTGCCCAGCTTAAAAAACTGAACCTGATCCCGTCTATGGCATCAATTCAAACTACGCTGGTCAATAACGAAGTAAGCAAGCCACTGTTTGATATGGCAAAGGGTGAAACGCCTTTTGAGATTAACTCCCGCATTGGTTACAGCGGAGATTCCAGTTCCGATATTTCGCTCAAGCCACTGAATTACGAACAAAAGGATGAAAAAGTCGCCTTTAGCGGCGGCGAGTTCCAGTTAAATGCTGACAAAGACGGCAAAGCTATCTCCCTTTCCGGAGAGGCGCAAAGTGGTCGGGTAGACGCGGTTAACGAATACAACCAGAAAGTGCAGTTAACCTTTAATAATCTGAAAACCGACGGTTCCAGCACGCTGGCAAGTTTTGGTGAGCGCGTAGGAAACCAAAAACTGTCGCTGGAGAAAATGACCATTTCAGTGGAAGGCAAAGAACTGGCACTGCTGGAAGGCATGGAGATCAGCGGTAAATCGGATCTGGTCAATGACGGTAAAACGATCAATAGCCAACTGGATTACTCGCTAAACAGCCTGAAGGTACAGAATCAGGATCTGGGCAGCGGCAAGCTGACTTTAAAAGTCGGCCAGATTGATGGCGAAGCCTGGCATCAGTTTAGTCAACAATATAACGCGCAAACTCAGGCGCTTCTGGCACAGCCAGAGATTGCCAACAATCCCGAACTTTATCAGGAGAAAGTGACGGAAGCCTTCTTTAGCGCCCTGCCGCTGATGTTGAAAGGCGATCCGGTGATTACTATCGCGCCGTTAAGCTGGAAAAATAGTCAGGGTGAAAGTGCGTTGAATCTGTCGCTGTTCCTGAAAGATCCGGCAACGACAAAAGAAGCGCCGCAAACGCTGGCACAGGAAGTAGACCGCTCGGTTAAATCTCTGGATGCGAAACTGACCATTCCGGTGGATATGGCAACTGAGTTGATGACTCAGGTAGCGAAGCTGGAAGGTTATCAGGAAGATCAAGCGAAAAAACTGGCGAAACAGCAAGTTGAAGGTGCATCAGCAATGGGGCAGATGTTCCGTCTGACCACCTTGCAGGACAATACCATCACCACCAGCCTGCAATATGCTAACGGTCAGATCACGTTAAACGGGCAGAAAATGCCACTGGAAGATTTTGTTGGCATGTTTGCGATGCCGGCATTAAACGTTCCGGCTGTACCCGCTATTCCGCAGCAGTAA
- the manA gene encoding mannose-6-phosphate isomerase, which yields MQKLINSVQNYAWGSKTALTELYGMENPSSQPMAELWMGAHPKSSSRVQNAAGDIVSLRDVIESDKSTLLGEAVAKRFGELPFLFKVLCAAQPLSIQVHPNKRNSEIGFAKENAAGIPMDAAERNYKDPNHKPELVFALTPFLAMNAFREFSEIVSLLQPVAGAHPAIAHFLQQPDAERLSELFASLLNMQGEEKSRALAILKSALDSQQGEPWQTIRLISEFYPEDSGLFSPLLLNVVKLNPGEAMFLFAETPHAYLQGVALEVMANSDNVLRAGLTPKYIDIPELVANVKFEAKPANQLLTQPVKQGAELDFPIPVDDFAFSLHDLSDKETTISQQSAAILFCVEGDATLCKGSQQLQLKPGESAFIAANESPVTVKGHGRLARVYNKL from the coding sequence ATGCAAAAACTCATTAACTCAGTGCAAAACTATGCCTGGGGCAGCAAAACGGCGTTGACTGAACTTTATGGTATGGAAAATCCGTCCAGCCAGCCGATGGCCGAGCTGTGGATGGGCGCACATCCGAAAAGCAGTTCACGAGTGCAGAATGCCGCCGGAGATATCGTTTCACTGCGTGATGTGATTGAGAGTGATAAATCGACTCTGCTCGGAGAGGCCGTTGCCAAACGCTTTGGCGAACTGCCTTTCCTGTTCAAAGTATTGTGCGCAGCACAGCCGCTCTCCATTCAGGTTCATCCAAACAAACGCAATTCTGAAATCGGTTTTGCCAAAGAAAATGCTGCAGGTATTCCGATGGATGCCGCTGAGCGTAACTATAAAGATCCTAACCACAAGCCGGAGCTGGTTTTTGCGCTGACGCCTTTCCTTGCGATGAACGCGTTTCGTGAGTTTTCCGAGATTGTCTCCCTACTCCAGCCAGTCGCAGGTGCACATCCGGCGATTGCTCACTTTTTACAACAGCCTGATGCCGAACGTTTAAGCGAACTGTTCGCCAGCCTGTTGAATATGCAGGGTGAAGAAAAATCCCGCGCGCTGGCGATTTTAAAATCGGCCCTCGACAGCCAGCAGGGTGAACCATGGCAAACGATTCGTTTAATTTCTGAATTTTACCCGGAAGACAGCGGTCTGTTCTCCCCGCTGTTGCTGAATGTGGTGAAATTGAATCCTGGCGAAGCGATGTTCCTGTTCGCTGAAACACCGCACGCTTACCTGCAAGGCGTGGCGCTGGAAGTGATGGCGAACTCCGATAACGTGCTGCGTGCGGGTCTGACGCCTAAATACATTGATATTCCGGAACTGGTTGCCAATGTGAAGTTCGAAGCCAAACCGGCTAACCAGTTGTTGACCCAGCCGGTGAAACAAGGTGCAGAACTGGACTTCCCGATTCCGGTGGATGATTTTGCCTTCTCGCTGCATGATCTTAGTGATAAAGAAACCACCATCAGCCAGCAGAGTGCCGCCATTTTGTTCTGCGTCGAAGGCGATGCAACGCTGTGTAAAGGTTCTCAGCAGTTACAGCTTAAACCGGGTGAATCAGCGTTTATTGCCGCCAACGAATCACCGGTGACTGTCAAAGGCCACGGCCGTTTAGCGCGTGTTTACAACAAGCTGTAA
- the fumB gene encoding class I fumarate hydratase: MSNKPFHYQAPFPLKKDDTEYYLLTSEHVSVSEFEGQEILKVAPEALTLLARQAFHDASFMLRPAHQQQVADILRDPEASENDKYVALQFLRNSDIAAKGVLPTCQDTGTAIIVGKKGQRVWTGGGDEAALARGVYNTYIEDNLRYSQNAPLDMYKEVNTGTNLPAQIDLYAVDGDEYKFLCIAKGGGSANKTYLYQETKALLTPGKLKNYLVEKMRTLGTAACPPYHIAFVIGGTSAETNLKTVKLASAKYYDELPTEGNEHGQAFRDVELEKELLIEAQNLGLGAQFGGKYFAHDIRVIRLPRHGASCPVGMGVSCSADRNIKAKINRQGIWIEKLEHNPGKYIPEELRKAGEGEAVRVDLNRPMKEILAQLSQYPVSTRLSLNGTIIVGRDIAHAKLKERMDNGEGLPQYIKDHPIYYAGPAKTPEGYASGSLGPTTAGRMDSYVDQLQAQGGSMIMLAKGNRSQQVTDACKKHGGFYLGSIGGPAAVLAQGSIKSLECVEYPELGMEAIWKIEVEDFPAFILVDDKGNDFFQQIQLTQCTRCVK, encoded by the coding sequence ATGTCAAACAAACCCTTTCATTATCAGGCTCCTTTTCCACTCAAAAAAGATGATACTGAGTATTACCTGCTAACCAGCGAACACGTTAGCGTATCTGAATTTGAAGGGCAGGAGATTTTGAAAGTCGCACCCGAAGCGTTAACTCTGTTGGCGCGTCAGGCGTTTCATGATGCGTCATTTATGCTGCGTCCGGCTCACCAACAACAGGTGGCCGACATTCTGCGTGACCCGGAAGCCAGCGAAAATGATAAATATGTGGCGCTGCAATTCCTGCGTAACTCCGACATCGCGGCAAAAGGCGTTCTGCCAACCTGTCAGGATACCGGCACCGCGATTATTGTTGGTAAAAAAGGGCAGCGTGTATGGACCGGTGGCGGTGATGAAGCAGCGCTGGCGCGCGGTGTCTATAACACTTATATCGAGGATAATCTGCGCTACTCGCAAAACGCGCCGCTGGATATGTATAAAGAGGTGAATACCGGCACTAACTTACCAGCGCAGATCGATCTTTATGCCGTTGATGGTGACGAGTACAAATTCCTCTGTATCGCCAAAGGTGGCGGTTCGGCAAACAAGACGTATCTCTATCAGGAAACCAAAGCGTTACTGACGCCGGGAAAACTGAAAAATTACCTGGTTGAGAAGATGCGCACGCTGGGTACGGCGGCCTGTCCTCCGTATCATATTGCGTTCGTTATTGGTGGAACTTCTGCAGAAACGAATCTTAAAACGGTGAAACTGGCTTCCGCTAAATACTATGATGAACTGCCAACGGAAGGGAATGAGCACGGTCAGGCGTTCCGCGATGTGGAACTTGAAAAAGAATTGCTGATCGAAGCGCAAAATCTTGGTCTGGGTGCGCAGTTTGGTGGTAAATACTTCGCTCACGACATCCGCGTGATTCGCCTGCCACGTCACGGCGCATCCTGCCCGGTCGGTATGGGTGTCTCCTGTTCTGCTGACCGTAATATCAAAGCGAAGATCAACCGTCAGGGGATCTGGATCGAAAAACTGGAACATAATCCAGGCAAATATATCCCGGAAGAGCTGCGCAAAGCGGGAGAAGGCGAAGCGGTGCGCGTTGACCTTAACCGTCCGATGAAAGAGATCCTCGCACAGTTGTCGCAGTATCCCGTTTCTACACGCTTATCGCTGAATGGCACGATTATCGTCGGTCGTGATATTGCTCACGCCAAACTGAAAGAGCGGATGGATAACGGTGAAGGGCTGCCGCAGTACATCAAAGATCATCCGATTTACTATGCGGGTCCGGCCAAAACGCCGGAAGGTTATGCCTCCGGTTCTCTTGGCCCAACGACCGCCGGACGGATGGATTCTTATGTCGATCAACTGCAAGCGCAGGGCGGCAGTATGATCATGCTGGCGAAAGGCAACCGCAGCCAGCAGGTGACGGATGCCTGTAAAAAACACGGCGGTTTCTACCTCGGTAGTATCGGTGGTCCGGCAGCAGTATTGGCGCAGGGAAGTATTAAGAGCCTGGAATGTGTTGAATATCCGGAACTGGGAATGGAAGCCATCTGGAAAATTGAAGTAGAAGATTTCCCGGCGTTTATCCTTGTGGATGATAAAGGAAATGACTTCTTCCAGCAGATACAACTCACACAGTGCACCCGCTGTGTGAAATAA